DNA sequence from the Blastomonas fulva genome:
TTCGGGCTTCTTGTGCTCGCCTGCAGCGAGATCGACCACGATCTCTTCGACGTCTGCACCGATCAGCGAAAGGAACAGGCTGGCGCGGTGCGCATGGCCGGAGAGCGGGTGGGTATAGAGTTTCATCTGGCATTCCTTCGGTTGGGGGCCGGTCGAACCGGATGCCCAAGAGATACGCTTATCGCGCGCTTGGAAGAATGACCGGCGAATGAAAGAGACTATTCCATCTGACGAAACAATGCTAAGCACCGGCAGTGGATCGATTGCATGCCATGCAGGTGTTCGCCGCCGTCGCGCGCAGTGGCGGCTTCGCGGCGGCCGCGCGGCAGCTGGGAATGAGCCCACCTGCGGTGACCCGGGCGATCGCGGCGTTGGAAGACCGCATCGGGACAAGGCTGTTCAGCCGCACCACCCGCAGTGTCTCGCTGACCGAGGCGGGGCATCGCTATCTGGTCGATGTCGAGCGGCTTCTACAGGAACTGGACGATGCCGAGGCTGCAGCGCAGGGGCTGCATGCCTCTCCGCGGGGGTTGCTCACCATCACTGCCCCGGTGATGTTCGGCCGATTGTACATCGCGCCGATCCTGCTCGACTTCCTTGACCAGCATCCCGATGTGACCGGACGGCTTCTGCTGCTGGACAGGGTGACCAACCTGCTGGAAGAGGGCATGGATGTCGCGCTGCGCATCAGCCATCTTGGCGATTCGAGCATGGCCGCCATCCGTGTCGGTTCGGTGCGGTCGGTGATCTGTGCGTCGCCCGACTATCTCAAGCGCCACGCCGTCCCCCAGCATCCCGGTGACCTTGCCGCTCACCGTCTGATCGTCGCGACAAGCTCTCTCGGCATTCAGGAATGGCGCTTCGGCAAGGATGACAGCCTTGCGGTGCGCATCAACCCGGCGCTGGTGTGCAATTCCAACGCCGCGGTGGTCCAGGCAGTCGAGAGTGGTTGGGGAATCAGCCGGCTGCTATCCTATCAGGTCGGCCCGTCGATTGCCGCAGGCCGCATAAGGCTGGTGCTGGAAAGCTTCGAACGCGCCCCTCTGCCCGTGCATCTGGTCCACCTCGAGGGCAGACGCGCCTCGGCGAAAGTTCGCGCCTTCATCGATTTTGCCGCCAGC
Encoded proteins:
- a CDS encoding LysR family transcriptional regulator; translated protein: MDRLHAMQVFAAVARSGGFAAAARQLGMSPPAVTRAIAALEDRIGTRLFSRTTRSVSLTEAGHRYLVDVERLLQELDDAEAAAQGLHASPRGLLTITAPVMFGRLYIAPILLDFLDQHPDVTGRLLLLDRVTNLLEEGMDVALRISHLGDSSMAAIRVGSVRSVICASPDYLKRHAVPQHPGDLAAHRLIVATSSLGIQEWRFGKDDSLAVRINPALVCNSNAAVVQAVESGWGISRLLSYQVGPSIAAGRIRLVLESFERAPLPVHLVHLEGRRASAKVRAFIDFAASRLRSDPVINPR